From one Salvelinus alpinus chromosome 14, SLU_Salpinus.1, whole genome shotgun sequence genomic stretch:
- the LOC139538568 gene encoding protocadherin-8-like: MMCGILTGWHGWFFGLQMLFFSLAESEGNPLKYQTNEEESPGTVIGNLAKDMSLSPSFGSNTNFRMMKQFNDSFIRVRESDGELSVGERIDRERICRHTLQCLITFDVVSFSKERYKLIHVEVEVKDINDNSPEFPNKESTVEISENADVGFRIHLDPAEDADVGSNYIQSYQISVNSHFSIDVLLRADGVKYAELVLMKELDRETQSSYAVELIATDGGNPYRSGSTKITIKVTDFNDNRPVFDQNNFSVTLPENAQVGFVLLDLNAVDPDEGLNGEVGYGFGKQVSAEIRELFEVDSKSGRVRLKNPVDFETKKTYELDVQATDLGSNPTPAVCKIIIHIKDVNDNAPEISITPMTSISTGIAYISETADKDSLVALISTSDRDSGVNSQVHCTLYGHDHFKLQQAYEDSYMIVTAAFLDREKISEYNLTVMAEDFGSPPLRKITQYTIRLSDENDNAPHFTKPIYEVSVVENNAPGAYITTVEARDADLGTNGKITYRLLDSVIMGSPVNTFVSINAISGSIYALRSFNYEVMKHLEVHIQASDEGSPQLQSSAIINLKILDQNDNAPSIIEPILNKGSAEIFLPKDAPAGYVVTQIKATDAEEGINAQMSYKITEGGHLGFSINKVTGKLHVTHELNYDLSETLRVLVAVNDNGTPSLTSTATIHLTLIEGTPPSVPAMVQNDSVEVFEWDIAIIIVLSGSCSLLLLAIILITTTCSRRKQEKREAGYSENEDMPHVEKGESRQIDSLITNHKSNVFDVHPFPEKAPLASSNTIKTAPDDGRQEKECVFDNRIMEGKLEGYSTLPGYRKETLRPITIWKGNSFTTISARDPQFSGKDSGKGDSDFNDSDSDISGDGHKKDSPPINSLWACTSECKILGHSDRCWSPSATRANTSLSHGPHLSTFSKTASLPRNTLQRDAYYQQTHLPKINGLQSVYEKVQHQELDYILVCPPTPARILETDEISLPEYGQS; encoded by the exons ATGATGTGTGGCATTTTAACAGGTTGGCATGGGTGGTTTTTTGGAttacaaatgttatttttttcactgGCTGAGTCTGAGGGAAATCCTCTGAAATACCAGACCAATGAGGAGGAAAGTCCAGGAACAGTGATCGGTAACCTGGCCAAGGACATGTCCTTGAGTCCCTCTTTTGGCTCCAATACTAATTTCAGGATGATGAAACAATTCAACGATTCTTTTATCCGGGTGAGAGAAAGCGACGGGGAGCTTTCTGTTGGGGAGaggattgacagagagagaatctGTAGGCACACTTTACAGTGTCTCATCACTTTTGATGTTGTCAGTTTTTCAAAAGAGAGGTACAAATTGATCCATGTCGAGGTGGAGGTAAAAGACATCAATGATAACTCTCCGGAGTTTCCAAACAAGGAATCTACAGTTGAGATCTCTGAAAATGCCGATGTGGGGTTCCGTATTCATTTGGACCCAGCCGAGGACGCAGATGTCGGTTCAAACTACATCCAAAGCTATCAAATTTCTGTCAACAGTCATTTTTCAATTGATGTGCTTTTGAGAGCAGATGGGGTTAAATATGCGGAGTTGGTGCTAATGAAAGAGCTAGACAGAGAGACTCAGTCATCTTATGCGGTGGAGCTTATTGCCACAGACGGAGGAAACCCTTATAGGTCGGGTTCAACGAAAATAACAATTAAAGTGACAGACTTTAATGACAACCGTCCTGTTTTTGACCAGAATAATTTCTCAGTAACTTTGCCCGAGAACGCACAGGTTGGATTCGTTTTATTGGACTTAAATGCAGTTGATCCAGATGAGGGTTTAAATGGAGAGGTGGGCTATGGGTTCGGAAAACAGGTTTCTGCAGAAATCAGAGAACTTTTCGAAGTGGACAGTAAATCCGGGCGCGTGAGGCTTAAGAACCCAGTGGATTTTGAGACCAAGAAAACATATGAATTAGACGTGCAGGCGACTGATCTAGGATCTAACCCGACCCCCGCCGTCTGTAAAATAATAATTCATATCAAAGACGTTAATGACAATGCCCCAGAAATCAGTATTACGCCAATGACCTCCATCTCAACAGGCATCGCATATATCAGCGAGACAGCAGACAAGGACAGCCTAGTGGCGCTGATCAGCACCTCGGACAGGGACTCGGGCGTCAATAGCCAGGTCCACTGCACTTTATATGGGCACGATCATTTCAAACTTCAACAGGCTTATGAGGACAGCTACATGATTGTCACCGCAGCATTCCTAGACAGGGAGAAGATTAGTGAGTACAATTTAACAGTGATGGCTGAAGATTTTGGGTCACCTCCATTGAGAAAAATCACACAATACACCATCAGGCTAAGCGACGAGAATGACAACGCCCCACACTTTACTAAGCCTATCTATGAAGTTTCTGTGGTGGAAAATAATGCACCAGGGGCATATATAACCACGGTTGAAGCCAGAGATGCAGACTTGGGAACTAATGGCAAAATTACATACAGACTTTTAGACAGTGTTATAATGGGATCACCTGTCAACACGTTTGTATCTATAAATGCAATCTCTGGTTCAATATATGCACTGAGAAGCTTCAACTATGAAGTCATGAAACATCTGGAGGTACACATCCAGGCAAGCGATGAGGGGTCACCTCAGCTTCAGAGCAGTGCCATCATCAATCTAAAAATATTGGATCAGAATGACAACGCTCCGTCTATCATAGAGCCCATCCTTAATAAGGGATCAGCTGAGATTTTCCTGCCCAAAGACGCACCTGCAGGTTATGTTGTCACCCAGATAAAGGCCACGGATGCTGAAGAAGGCATTAACGCGCAGATGTCCTACAAAATCACTGAGGGGGGACACTTGGGTTTCTCTATCAATAAGGTTACTGGGAAGTTACATGTGACTCATGAGCTGAACTATGATCTGTCTGAAACATTGAGAGTCCTAGTGGCTGTCAATGACAATGGGACACCTTCTCTGACCTCCACAGCCACTATACACCTCACTCTCATCGAAGGCACTCCTCCCAGTGTTCCTGCTATGGTCCAAAACGACAGTGTGGAGGTCTTTGAATGGGACATAGCCATTATCATAGTCCTATCAGGGAGCTGCTCCCTCCTCTTGCTAGCCATCATCTTAATCACTACCACCTGCAGTCGACGcaaacaggagaagagagaggcggGATACAGTGAAAATGAAGACATGCCACATGTGGAGAAGGGGGAGAGCAGACAAATTGATTCATTGATCACCAACCACAAAAGCAATGTGTTTGATGTGCACCCTTTTCCTGAGAAAGCACCGTTGGCCTCAAGCAACACAATAAAAACAGCCCCTGACGATGGAAGACAAGAAAAAGAGTGTGTCTTTGACAACAGAATAATGGAGGGTAAATTGGAG GGTTATTCGACACTGCCTGGCTATAGGAAAGAAACcctcagacccataaccatatgGAAGGGTAATTCATTCACAACCATCTCCGCGAGAGATCCTCAGTTCAGTGGAAAGGACAGTGGGAAAGGAGACAGTGACTTTAACGACAGCGACTCTGACATCAGTGGAGATGGCCACAAAAAAGACTCCCCACCGATAAACA GTCTCTGGGCCTGCACCAGTGAGTGTAAAATCCTAGGCCACTCAGACCGATGCTGGAGCCCCTCTGCCACTAGAGCCAATACCAGCCTCTCCCATGGACCACACCTCTCAACCTTCTCCAAGACAGCCTCTCTGCCGCGAAACACTCTGCAAAGAGACGCCTACTACCAACAGACTCACCTACCCAAAATCAATGGTCTGCAAAGTGTCTATGAAAAAGTCCAGCACCAAGAATTGGATTATATTCTggtttgtccaccaacaccagccAGGATACTAGAGACTGATGAGATATCCCTCCCAGAGTATGGACAGTCCTAA